One part of the Bacteroidia bacterium genome encodes these proteins:
- a CDS encoding alkene reductase has protein sequence MKLFSQYTLGKLELKNRVVMAPMTRSRAINNIPNALMAQYYGQRAGAGLLITEGTAPSANGLGYARIPGIYSDAQVEGWKLATEAAHAKGSKIFLQIMHTGRISHPLNMEDGTEVLAPSAVAFEGEMYTDQEGPKAYPVPKAMSLEEIAQERDSYISAAKNAIEAGFDGVEIHGANGYLVDQFLNTATNKRTDEYGGSIENRSRFALEVAKGIAEAIGAEKTAIRLSPYGVFNGMEIYEGIEDSFEYLAKELSKLNLVYVHLVDHSAMGAPEVPASIKSKIRNAFGGTLILSGGYERARAEADLNAEDGDLIAFGRPFLTTPDLVYRLEKGLAPNEPDMNTFYTPGEKGYTDYPFAEENISA, from the coding sequence ATGAAATTATTCAGTCAATACACGCTCGGAAAGCTTGAGTTGAAAAACAGGGTAGTCATGGCTCCCATGACTCGTTCCCGCGCTATCAACAATATCCCCAATGCGCTCATGGCACAGTATTATGGTCAAAGGGCAGGAGCAGGACTCCTGATCACAGAAGGTACGGCTCCTTCGGCCAATGGACTTGGCTATGCGCGCATTCCGGGTATTTATAGTGATGCGCAGGTCGAAGGATGGAAGTTGGCAACCGAAGCAGCTCATGCAAAAGGAAGTAAAATCTTCCTGCAAATCATGCATACCGGACGCATTTCTCATCCCCTGAATATGGAAGATGGAACGGAAGTCCTCGCTCCTTCTGCAGTCGCTTTCGAAGGAGAAATGTACACAGATCAGGAAGGCCCCAAAGCCTATCCCGTGCCCAAAGCGATGAGCCTGGAGGAAATTGCGCAAGAAAGAGACTCCTACATTTCAGCAGCAAAAAATGCGATTGAAGCAGGCTTTGATGGCGTAGAAATTCACGGAGCAAATGGATACCTCGTGGATCAGTTCCTCAATACCGCAACAAACAAAAGAACGGATGAATACGGAGGAAGTATAGAGAATAGAAGCCGCTTTGCATTGGAAGTAGCTAAAGGAATTGCAGAAGCTATCGGCGCAGAAAAAACAGCTATCCGTCTTTCTCCTTATGGTGTATTCAACGGCATGGAGATTTATGAAGGAATCGAAGACAGCTTTGAATACCTGGCGAAAGAATTGAGCAAACTTAATCTTGTATACGTGCACCTGGTTGACCATTCAGCTATGGGCGCTCCTGAAGTTCCCGCATCTATAAAAAGTAAAATCAGAAATGCCTTTGGAGGAACATTGATCCTGAGCGGTGGCTACGAAAGAGCGCGTGCAGAAGCGGATTTGAATGCTGAGGATGGAGACCTGATTGCATTCGGGCGACCTTTCCTCACAACTCCGGACCTGGTTTATAGACTGGAAAAAGGACTTGCCCCCAATGAGCCTGACATGAATACTTTTTACACTCCTGGCGAAAAAGGATATACAGATTATCCCTTTGCTGAGGAGAACATTTCGGCCTAA
- a CDS encoding TlpA disulfide reductase family protein: MRNLILFLCFFLSTLISFAQAPISLESAEIADRIFDEAHKPKVSGQLLNYDAEKDKDLFIKYVQVQLGPEMQVTHMAEINSDGSFELQLENGLPYQQLWFSIGEYYYAEILANTDLIIKANLDKLRGKDINWIAEGVEFSGNDAAVNRYVNKYISFRNERVKDLQMEEQQLSMNREMELAEKIARRREINEEYVKIEAKFIEKEGSAYAWLLENERLSEFYGQISIMHFGKEMDQSLLDEVFTHHPALVSNAGHAYYNYMGMMLQAFKTDEFLKKIENFPSVKASLIKMMAQPEDLYRRKAFLEKVLPGMEDGWVKTQMQNTYEADIKHIVKIEESLKNTPPEEGKSNLGINKINFGEDTRLYFSTSENTTDLIQNIRGAFEGKAIILDVWATWCGPCISDMKQSKQIKADLKNLPVEVVYLCVADGSSEEKWKKKVAELELKGNHIFLNRKLSGELMSHFKFQGYPSYAFIDKEGKVYLDYISGISRIDLEDLKKKL; the protein is encoded by the coding sequence ATGAGAAATCTCATTTTATTCCTCTGCTTTTTCCTTTCCACCCTAATCTCTTTTGCACAAGCGCCCATTTCCCTGGAGTCAGCAGAAATAGCTGACAGAATTTTTGATGAGGCCCACAAGCCGAAAGTTAGCGGACAGCTTCTCAATTATGATGCAGAAAAAGACAAAGATCTCTTTATCAAATATGTACAAGTTCAGCTCGGCCCGGAAATGCAAGTTACCCATATGGCAGAAATCAATTCAGATGGAAGCTTTGAGTTGCAATTGGAAAATGGTCTTCCATACCAACAACTCTGGTTCTCCATAGGTGAGTACTACTATGCTGAAATTCTTGCCAATACGGATCTTATTATAAAGGCAAATCTTGATAAGCTTCGAGGCAAGGACATCAATTGGATTGCAGAAGGAGTAGAATTCTCCGGTAATGATGCAGCAGTCAATCGCTATGTAAACAAATACATTTCATTCAGAAATGAACGAGTGAAAGATCTCCAAATGGAAGAACAACAGCTCTCTATGAATAGAGAAATGGAATTAGCGGAAAAGATCGCCAGACGTAGGGAAATCAATGAGGAATATGTAAAAATTGAAGCCAAGTTTATCGAAAAGGAAGGTTCAGCCTATGCATGGCTGCTCGAAAACGAGCGTTTATCTGAGTTTTATGGTCAAATATCCATTATGCATTTCGGAAAGGAAATGGACCAAAGCCTGTTAGATGAAGTTTTCACTCATCATCCGGCACTCGTAAGCAATGCAGGACATGCCTATTACAACTACATGGGCATGATGCTTCAAGCTTTTAAAACGGATGAATTTCTCAAGAAAATTGAAAATTTCCCTTCGGTCAAAGCTTCTTTGATCAAGATGATGGCTCAACCCGAAGACCTATATCGCCGCAAGGCATTTCTGGAAAAAGTTCTGCCTGGAATGGAGGATGGTTGGGTAAAAACCCAAATGCAAAACACCTATGAAGCGGATATCAAACACATCGTAAAAATCGAGGAAAGCTTAAAAAACACTCCACCTGAAGAAGGGAAAAGCAATCTGGGTATTAACAAGATTAATTTTGGAGAAGATACACGGCTTTATTTTTCGACATCAGAAAACACTACGGACCTTATCCAAAATATCAGAGGGGCATTTGAAGGGAAAGCCATAATTCTGGATGTATGGGCGACCTGGTGTGGGCCCTGTATTTCGGATATGAAGCAAAGCAAACAGATCAAAGCCGATCTCAAGAATTTGCCCGTTGAGGTAGTATACTTATGTGTAGCAGATGGCTCATCTGAAGAGAAATGGAAAAAGAAAGTCGCCGAACTTGAATTGAAAGGAAATCACATTTTTCTCAATCGGAAATTGTCTGGGGAGCTCATGTCTCATTTCAAATTTCAAGGCTATCCGAGTTATGCTTTCATAGATAAGGAGGGGAAAGTATACCTGGATTATATCTCTGGGATCTCACGCATTGATCTGGAAGACTTGAAGAAGAAATTGTAA
- a CDS encoding acetamidase/formamidase family protein — protein sequence MKSIYYLLSVFSLSMLLVACQPAQQKEAMEADVKVEKEIPEIQHRLSRDQTHNKFSSTIEPVLRVSSGAVIEAFTEDASDEQLLAEADLESLAKLSFEPIHPITGPVYVNGAEVGDVLAVTLHEIEVGDYGWNAITPGFGFLAEEFTEPYIKTYKFEKNSTHVAFNDKINIPLAPFPGVMGVAPATEEMLSTIPPRANGGNMDDPNMVEGTTVYFPVFVEGGLFSIGDGHAAQGLGEVCGTAIEAPLRIVYEIEVLKGKSIKEPQYETDDYYAVTAFAPTIDEASKKAVRYMIDYLVAEHGLNRNEAYALCSLAGDLKIAEVVDVPNMLVTMHMSKEVLGI from the coding sequence ATGAAATCTATCTACTACCTATTATCCGTTTTTTCCCTTTCGATGCTTCTAGTAGCATGTCAGCCAGCCCAGCAAAAAGAGGCGATGGAAGCTGATGTCAAAGTTGAAAAAGAGATTCCTGAGATTCAGCATAGACTCAGCAGAGATCAAACCCACAATAAATTCAGTAGTACCATAGAACCTGTTTTACGGGTTTCCTCGGGTGCGGTTATAGAAGCTTTTACAGAAGATGCGAGTGATGAACAATTATTGGCAGAGGCTGATTTAGAAAGCCTGGCAAAACTGAGTTTTGAGCCGATACATCCCATTACGGGTCCTGTATATGTGAATGGAGCAGAAGTCGGCGATGTGCTAGCTGTTACCCTGCACGAGATAGAAGTAGGAGATTATGGATGGAATGCTATCACCCCCGGTTTTGGCTTTCTGGCAGAGGAGTTTACAGAGCCCTATATCAAAACCTACAAGTTTGAGAAAAACAGTACACATGTCGCTTTCAATGACAAGATAAATATTCCGCTTGCCCCATTTCCTGGTGTAATGGGGGTAGCCCCAGCTACAGAAGAAATGCTCAGTACAATTCCCCCTCGCGCCAATGGAGGCAATATGGACGATCCCAATATGGTAGAAGGAACCACCGTTTACTTTCCTGTATTTGTGGAAGGAGGCCTTTTTTCTATCGGAGATGGTCATGCTGCACAAGGCCTGGGTGAGGTTTGCGGAACTGCCATAGAAGCACCATTACGAATTGTATATGAGATCGAAGTCCTCAAGGGCAAATCGATAAAAGAGCCTCAATATGAAACGGATGATTATTATGCCGTAACTGCTTTCGCTCCAACTATAGATGAAGCCAGTAAAAAAGCCGTTCGCTATATGATCGATTACCTGGTGGCGGAGCATGGTCTCAATCGAAATGAAGCCTATGCTCTATGTTCATTAGCAGGTGATCTTAAGATTGCTGAAGTAGTGGATGTTCCCAATATGTTGGTGACTATGCATATGTCCAAAGAGGTTTTGGGGATTTAG
- a CDS encoding SulP family inorganic anion transporter — MKKYLNLFDLSQKVDYKIEILSGLTVALALIPEAVAFAFIAGLSPLTGLYAAFMMGLVTSILGGRPGMISGATGAVAVVIASLALMHGVEYVFATVILAGILQMAAGFLRLGKLMRLVPHPVIFGFVNGLAIIIFMSQLDQFKDESGAWLSGTPLYILLGLVLLTMLIIWGLPKLSKAIPASLVAILSIFGIVVAFGIDTKTVGDMASIQGGFPPFHFPSVPFTLETFILIVPYAGIMAGVGLIESLLTLNIIDEITETRGRGNKEAVAQGAANILSGLFSGMGGCAMIGQSLINISSGARARLSGIVASVMLLVFIMFGANLIEQLPMAALTGLMIMVAIGTFEWASLRTIKRMPKSDIFVMILVTLVTAVLHNLALAVLIGVIIAALVFAWDNAKRIRARKRFDENGVKYYEIYGPLFFASVSVFNSKFDVLNDPDEIVIDFEESRVVDMSAIEALNKITERYHKVGKKVHLKHLSADCRKLLKNAEEIIDVNVLEDPTYKIVVDAV, encoded by the coding sequence ATGAAAAAATATCTCAATCTCTTTGATCTTTCTCAGAAAGTCGATTATAAAATCGAGATTCTTTCCGGCTTAACAGTCGCTTTGGCATTGATTCCTGAAGCGGTGGCTTTTGCCTTCATTGCAGGACTTTCCCCTTTGACAGGGCTATATGCTGCCTTCATGATGGGGCTGGTTACTTCGATTTTAGGAGGCCGTCCGGGAATGATCTCTGGTGCCACGGGTGCAGTAGCTGTTGTGATTGCTTCTTTGGCGCTGATGCATGGAGTAGAATATGTATTTGCTACCGTGATCCTTGCGGGTATTCTCCAAATGGCTGCAGGCTTTTTGCGTTTAGGGAAGCTGATGCGTCTGGTACCTCATCCGGTGATCTTTGGCTTTGTGAATGGATTGGCCATTATCATTTTCATGTCTCAGCTCGATCAATTTAAAGATGAGAGCGGTGCCTGGTTGAGCGGTACGCCTCTTTATATACTATTGGGATTGGTATTGTTAACGATGTTGATTATCTGGGGGCTTCCCAAGCTCAGCAAGGCAATTCCTGCTTCTTTGGTAGCAATATTATCCATTTTTGGAATCGTTGTAGCATTTGGCATCGATACAAAAACGGTGGGGGATATGGCTTCCATCCAAGGGGGATTTCCTCCCTTTCATTTTCCGAGCGTTCCTTTTACCCTGGAAACCTTTATTCTGATAGTACCCTATGCAGGAATTATGGCTGGGGTAGGTTTGATTGAAAGTCTGTTGACCTTGAATATCATTGACGAGATTACAGAAACGAGGGGTAGGGGAAATAAGGAGGCAGTTGCTCAGGGTGCAGCGAATATACTTTCCGGATTGTTTTCAGGTATGGGAGGTTGTGCAATGATCGGTCAAAGCCTGATCAATATCTCTTCTGGTGCCAGAGCTCGTCTTTCCGGAATTGTAGCTTCTGTGATGCTACTGGTTTTCATCATGTTTGGGGCGAATCTCATCGAGCAATTGCCGATGGCGGCATTGACAGGCCTGATGATCATGGTTGCTATCGGAACCTTTGAGTGGGCCAGTTTGCGTACGATCAAGCGCATGCCCAAATCTGATATTTTCGTTATGATTCTGGTAACCCTGGTTACTGCAGTGCTTCACAATTTGGCGCTTGCTGTTTTGATCGGGGTGATAATTGCAGCTCTTGTATTCGCATGGGACAATGCAAAAAGGATACGTGCAAGAAAGCGTTTTGATGAAAATGGGGTAAAGTACTACGAGATCTACGGGCCCCTCTTTTTTGCCTCTGTAAGCGTTTTCAATTCTAAATTTGATGTGCTCAATGATCCCGATGAGATCGTCATAGATTTCGAAGAAAGCCGGGTCGTGGATATGTCAGCCATCGAAGCCCTCAATAAAATCACCGAGCGTTATCACAAAGTAGGAAAGAAGGTTCATCTCAAGCATTTGAGTGCGGATTGTAGAAAGCTGCTCAAAAATGCAGAAGAGATTATAGATGTAAACGTACTGGAAGATCCGACTTATAAAATTGTCGTTGACGCGGTTTAG
- a CDS encoding DUF2911 domain-containing protein, producing MKNFCYSFAFFLLSICLISPAHAQFKFPPPSSKSKLSTQVGFAQVEIEYERPSARGRKIFGGLVPWNEVWRMGAGYCTRIRLSQEVQIGKQRVPTGSYSIHSIPNPTEWTIIINADTTLYGSYDYDVKKDVARFSVPVQESARFYETFTIDIDVVPNNARIYVSWANTSLNFELKTDTDEQQLTYIQEHLLSEKSQNADEYADAAGYLMYQGTNLRDALFLANKSAKIKGSGYAFRMQMELSEKFMLHEDALTAAKNGLEFAKVRELDDEKWRQPELDQWQAHIDRISAKLKN from the coding sequence ATGAAAAATTTCTGCTATTCCTTTGCATTTTTCCTCCTAAGTATCTGCTTGATTTCGCCCGCCCATGCCCAGTTCAAATTTCCACCCCCAAGTTCTAAATCAAAACTATCGACCCAAGTGGGTTTTGCCCAGGTGGAGATCGAATACGAAAGGCCTTCAGCAAGAGGAAGAAAGATTTTCGGAGGTCTGGTACCCTGGAACGAAGTCTGGAGAATGGGGGCTGGATATTGTACACGAATTCGGCTGAGCCAGGAAGTTCAAATTGGAAAGCAAAGAGTTCCAACCGGAAGCTATTCCATCCATTCTATTCCCAATCCCACTGAATGGACCATCATCATCAATGCTGACACGACTCTGTACGGAAGTTATGATTATGATGTCAAAAAAGATGTGGCTCGATTTAGCGTTCCCGTACAAGAATCCGCTCGATTTTACGAGACTTTTACAATTGATATAGATGTGGTTCCCAATAATGCCCGGATCTATGTTTCCTGGGCAAATACAAGCCTGAATTTCGAGCTCAAAACGGATACTGATGAACAACAACTGACTTACATTCAGGAACATCTCCTCTCCGAAAAAAGTCAGAATGCGGATGAATATGCCGATGCCGCTGGCTACCTGATGTACCAGGGCACCAATCTTAGAGATGCTTTGTTCCTCGCTAATAAATCTGCCAAAATTAAGGGCTCGGGTTATGCCTTTCGCATGCAAATGGAACTTTCCGAAAAATTCATGTTGCATGAGGATGCCTTGACAGCTGCTAAAAATGGACTTGAGTTCGCCAAAGTTCGGGAGCTGGATGATGAAAAATGGCGGCAGCCAGAACTGGATCAATGGCAAGCACATATCGACAGGATTTCAGCTAAACTCAAAAATTAA
- a CDS encoding MarR family winged helix-turn-helix transcriptional regulator — protein MEERYTSYPTCLYYSANALSRIMTKMADEAFAPTALSSSYAFLLMTVNESPGINPKDISCRMKLTPSTITRLIEKMEYRGFLERRQCGRNTEVFPTKQSQKLVPLIQKAWDDLYEKYEEILGKEEARKLTAAIHQAQLKLNA, from the coding sequence ATGGAAGAACGATATACTTCATATCCCACCTGTCTGTATTACTCGGCCAATGCTTTGTCTCGCATCATGACAAAAATGGCAGATGAGGCCTTTGCCCCTACAGCTTTGTCTTCTTCCTATGCCTTTTTACTCATGACGGTAAATGAAAGTCCGGGCATCAATCCCAAGGATATCAGCTGTCGGATGAAGTTGACTCCTTCGACGATCACCCGCTTGATTGAGAAAATGGAGTACAGAGGTTTTTTGGAAAGAAGGCAATGTGGGAGAAATACAGAAGTATTTCCTACCAAACAAAGTCAAAAATTGGTTCCCCTGATTCAGAAAGCCTGGGATGATCTTTATGAGAAATACGAGGAGATTTTGGGCAAAGAAGAGGCAAGAAAGTTAACGGCTGCTATTCATCAGGCGCAATTGAAACTGAACGCATAA
- a CDS encoding alpha/beta hydrolase-fold protein, with amino-acid sequence MKKLLCILLSLYSFSLFSQEMTYGTQYQLSSEILGEDRTYWVYLPGSYNDPNWGKESYPVIYVLDGKSAFFPLCGVVDFMGGRESVNFQIPEVIVVGINTEKRDRDLTPNPTTKMPDGREAQTEAQKLMFARSGGGENFLRFLTDELFPKIESDYRTLPYRVYVGHSLGGLTSSYTLLKHPGIFDGYMAIDPSLWWDGGKYPSEAQPDLEDFKSEKVQRFYMSVIDTSGFTAKSLHAKSIFKLKDQLANYAPNHVQWKVDHMPGTDHSSIPLLSWYHGLNFIFEGYDLNHYGFMQNPDGISSHFQQLKKNTGLDMPPPQSIFEIISHYRTAPNRFPDADAALYIIEMGLKHHPESPFLHEKLGRAYEMKEEKEKAISAYEKALSLNPENKALEKKLEELGQE; translated from the coding sequence ATGAAAAAACTACTCTGCATCCTTTTAAGCCTATACAGTTTCTCTCTTTTTTCCCAAGAAATGACTTATGGGACCCAATATCAGCTCAGCTCTGAAATTTTGGGAGAGGATAGGACCTATTGGGTTTATTTACCTGGCTCCTACAATGATCCCAATTGGGGAAAGGAATCCTATCCAGTCATATATGTACTGGATGGAAAATCAGCCTTCTTTCCTTTATGCGGAGTGGTTGATTTTATGGGAGGCAGGGAAAGCGTGAACTTTCAGATTCCGGAAGTGATAGTAGTAGGAATAAATACTGAAAAGCGGGATCGCGACCTTACCCCCAATCCTACTACAAAAATGCCGGATGGAAGAGAAGCTCAGACAGAAGCTCAAAAATTGATGTTTGCCAGAAGTGGGGGTGGCGAAAATTTCTTGCGTTTTCTCACAGATGAACTTTTTCCCAAAATCGAATCAGACTATCGTACCCTTCCCTATCGGGTCTACGTAGGGCATTCCTTAGGAGGCCTGACTTCCAGCTATACGTTACTCAAGCATCCCGGAATTTTTGACGGTTACATGGCTATAGATCCCAGTCTTTGGTGGGATGGTGGAAAGTATCCTTCGGAAGCTCAGCCTGATCTTGAAGATTTTAAAAGCGAAAAGGTCCAGAGATTTTACATGAGCGTGATTGACACCAGCGGATTTACGGCTAAGTCTTTACACGCCAAAAGTATTTTTAAGCTAAAGGATCAATTGGCCAATTATGCCCCAAATCATGTTCAATGGAAAGTGGATCATATGCCGGGCACCGATCATTCTTCCATTCCCTTGTTGAGTTGGTATCATGGCCTAAACTTCATCTTTGAGGGCTATGACCTCAATCACTATGGCTTTATGCAAAATCCGGATGGGATCAGCAGCCACTTTCAGCAACTCAAAAAAAATACGGGATTGGACATGCCCCCTCCCCAGAGTATATTCGAAATCATCAGCCACTACAGAACTGCTCCTAATCGTTTTCCGGATGCAGATGCAGCCCTTTACATCATAGAAATGGGATTAAAGCACCATCCGGAATCTCCTTTTTTGCATGAGAAATTAGGGAGGGCTTATGAAATGAAAGAGGAAAAAGAAAAGGCCATTTCCGCCTACGAAAAAGCCCTTTCCCTCAATCCTGAAAATAAAGCACTGGAGAAAAAGTTGGAAGAATTGGGCCAGGAGTAG